In a single window of the Cydia amplana chromosome 4, ilCydAmpl1.1, whole genome shotgun sequence genome:
- the LOC134647309 gene encoding uncharacterized protein LOC134647309 has translation MSYEKMEVVNPAEKEASEVLHSLLSVERRSVDSKEAIIVAIPQDQNGGGEYGESAQWHTPVMGQHSVFEMGASQNMQQHNYNGHQEQVLWQGHTIQVENGEANMQGMQGAYSIEFSNVDGDGMEVETKPKMEKKGGAKRKKKGAETDSDEEVLDNKLEDNPLQVKERLRRGCDCKDNCYRGLNPEAVYRHRLNIAELTKSEHDMYLMGITMASLANPAETSRHKVRRRLRACYVYQGRKVCLEAFLYLENVTHYQLKRIRQHVMTHGVAPRIHGNVGKKPYNTFTLDIYKHATNFLKEYLKQHASSPKDVQPSGEQGKKASKTIIIQGDSRKHLFEAYKEYGEILEPGVKLMGYSTFRAFMKDQFPHVKFATKKQDMPKDMVPFRSGKCMSYDKNKDPIRAQHDKDKVDHKKAAMEAKKKEDHDREQHVQQQQQQQQQQVQQQQQQQQQQQQVQQVQVQHQQMSSQPHVVIHQQQPGQQSMQQQMLVPQVSQHQQVLTQQVGSVQQVSQHMQPLGVSDEPPQPVEMAQQVIPLAVVQQQQQAYIVTPVSHFQTRVQGAWYRH, from the exons ATGTCGTACGAAAAGATGGAGGTGGTGAATCCGGCAGAGAAGGAGGCGAGTGAGGTTCTTCACTCGCTCCTGTCGGTGGAGCGCCGGAGTGTGGACAGCAAGGAGGCCATAATCGTGGCCATTCCGCAAGACCAGAATGGCGGAGGGGAGTATGGAGAGAGCGCTCAGTGGCACACGCCTGTCATGGGCCAACACTCTGTGTTTGAGATGGGAGCCTCTCAGAACATGCAACAGCACAACTATAATGGTCACCAAGAACAG GTTTTATGGCAAGGTCACACTATCCAAGTGGAGAATGGCGAGGCTAATATGCAAGGAATGCAAGGTGCTTACAGCATTGAGTTCTCCAATGTGGATGGTGATGGCATGGAGGTTGAGACAAAGCCTAAAATGGAGAAAAAAGGTGGAGCTAAGAGGAAGAAAAAGGGAGCTGAAACAGATAGCGATGAAGAGGTCCTCGATAACAAACTTGAGGATAATCCTTTACAA GTGAAAGAAAGATTAAGAAGAGGATGTGATTGCAAGGATAACTGCTACCGTGGGCTAAATCCAGAGGCTGTCTACCGCCACCGTCTCAACATTGCTGAACTGACCAAAAGTGAACATGACATGTATCTAATGGGCATCACTATGGCCAGTTTGGCTAACCCGGCAGAAACATCGCGCCACAAGGTCAGGAGGAGACTGAGGGCGTGCTACGTATACCAAGGAAGAAAGGTCTGCTTGGAGGCTTTTCTGTATCTAGAAAATGTAACACATTATCAGCTCAAACGCATCAGGCAGCACGTCATGACGCACGGCGTCGCGCCTCGGATACACGGTAACGTTGGCAAGAAGCCCTACAACACGTTCACCTTAGACATATACAAACATGCAACTAATTTCTTAAAGGAGTACCTGAAACAGCACGCTAGCTCGCCTAAAGACGTCCAGCCTTCCGGCGAACAGGGCAAGAAAGCCAGCAAGACCATTATTATACAGGGAGACTCACGGAAGCACTTGTTTGAAGCTTACAAAGAGTATGGGGAAATTCTCGAGCCCGGAGTAAAACTGATGGGATATTCCACTTTCCGCGCATTCATGAAGGACCAATTCCCTCACGTCAAGTTCGCCACTAAGAAACAAGACATGCCCAAAGACATGGTGCCGTTCCGCAGCGGGAAATGCATGTCGTATGACAAAAATAAGGACCCGATCAGGGCGCAACACGACAAAGACAAGGTGGACCATAAGAAGGCAGCTATGGAGGCTAAAAAGAAGGAGGATCACGACAGGGAGCAGCACGTGCAGCAGCAGCAACAGCAGCAACAACAGCAGGtgcaacaacaacagcaacagcagcagcagcaaCAGCAAGTGCAGCAGGTGCAAGTGCAGCACCAGCAGATGTCGAGCCAGCCGCACGTGGTGATCCACCAGCAGCAGCCCGGACAGCAGTCCATGCAGCAGCAGATGCTGGTGCCGCAGGTGTCGCAGCACCAGCAGGTGCTGACGCAGCAGGTGGGCAGCGTGCAGCAGGTGTCGCAGCACATGCAGCCGCTGGGCGTGTCGGACGAGCCGCCGCAGCCGGTGGAGATGGCGCAGCAGGTGATCCCGCTGGCGGTggtgcagcagcagcagcaggcgTACATCGTGACGCCGGTGTCGCACTTCCAGACGCGCGTGCAGGGCGCCTGGTACAGGCATTGA